A section of the Malania oleifera isolate guangnan ecotype guangnan chromosome 2, ASM2987363v1, whole genome shotgun sequence genome encodes:
- the LOC131149710 gene encoding guanylate kinase 2, chloroplastic/mitochondrial-like: MGDARRPPAVPIPPVLIAGKAEVFRALEASLGKSFSSKELTPPPNPLIIVIRGPSGVGKDSVIKRLREVQEGIHFVVTAMSRAKRLGEVDGKDYFFVSKEEFLSMVDRDELLESALVYGDYKRVPKPHISEYMSKGYDIVLRVDIQGAAKLKSIFGNSAVFIFIVAENEAELVDRLIDRKMETSDTLLLRVKTAHEEMKHLKQFNYEVVNAKGKLESAVKLVESNIDVEKAKVRQRTAVI; the protein is encoded by the coding sequence ATGGGTGATGCTAGAAGGCCTCCTGCTGTTCCCATACCACCTGTTTTGATTGCTGGAAAGGCCGAAGTGTTTAGGGCTCTTGAAGCTTCACTGGGAAAATCCTTCAGTTCAAAGGAATTGACACCACCGCCAAACCCTTTAATCATAGTCATAAGGGGGCCTAGTGGGGTGGGCAAAGACTCTGTCATCAAAAGATTGAGGGAAGTTCAAGAGGGCATTCATTTTGTTGTCACGGCTATGAGCAGGGCAAAGAGGCTCGGTGAGGTTGATGGGAAAGATTACTTCTTTGTTTCAAAAGAGGAGTTTCTTTCAATGGTTGATAGGGATGAGCTTTTGGAGTCTGCCCTTGTCTATGGAGATTATAAGAGGGTCCCAAAGCCACATATCAGTGAGTATATGTCAAAGGGGTATGATATAGTTCTAAGGGTTGACATACAAGGGGCAGCAAAACTAAAATCCATATTTGGGAATTCTgcagttttcattttcattgtcgCTGAGAATGAAGCAGAGCTTGTGGATCGGCTAATCGATCGGAAGATGGAGACAAGTGACACTCTTCTTTTGAGGGTGAAGACAGCTCACGAGGAGATGAAGCATCTTAAGCAATTTAATTATGAGGTTGTAAATGCAAAAGGGAAGCTTGAGAGTGCAGTTAAGCTAGTGGAATCCAATATTGATGTGGAGAAAGCTAAAGTTCGGCAGAGAACTGCTGTGATATAG